From Cellulophaga lytica DSM 7489, a single genomic window includes:
- a CDS encoding Glu/Leu/Phe/Val family dehydrogenase, whose translation MIAKQQKKLKQGMLDNVMRQFNYSADNINLNPNIRKILSITNNELVVHFPVKMDNGDVEVFTGYRVQHNNALGPYKGGLRYHPTVDIDAARALAMWMTWKTSLAGLPYGGAKGGIQLDPSKYSQAELERITRRFTYALGDNIGPELDIPAPDVNTNPQTMAWILDTYMSTKAPSERSKNMHVVTGKPVGAGGSEGRDRATGYGVFLSIKFWAENKKVSLKDKKYIVQGFGNVGYWTSHFLENEGAILVGVQDASGSIINENGISVEDLYKHTMQHKGAVAGFNDATPILNENFFGINCDICVPAALGNQITANNADSIKAFLIAEGANGPTDVEAEKILLEKGVAIIPDILCNSGGVIGSYYEWLQNRNGEIWQLDEVLEKMHKKLKESFNKVMKTALEKDIDMRTAAFNIAIERLEQAYVQRGIFP comes from the coding sequence ATGATAGCAAAACAGCAGAAAAAGTTGAAGCAAGGGATGCTAGATAATGTTATGCGACAATTTAATTACAGCGCAGACAACATAAACTTAAATCCTAATATTAGAAAAATATTAAGCATCACTAACAACGAGCTTGTTGTACATTTTCCTGTAAAAATGGATAATGGAGATGTAGAAGTATTTACAGGCTATAGAGTACAACATAACAATGCGCTTGGCCCGTATAAAGGTGGTTTGCGTTACCACCCAACTGTAGATATAGATGCTGCCAGAGCTTTAGCAATGTGGATGACTTGGAAAACCTCTTTAGCTGGCTTACCTTATGGTGGTGCAAAAGGTGGCATTCAGTTAGACCCTAGCAAGTACTCCCAAGCAGAGTTAGAGCGTATTACTAGGAGATTTACATATGCCTTAGGAGATAATATTGGCCCAGAATTAGATATTCCTGCACCAGATGTTAATACAAATCCGCAAACAATGGCGTGGATTTTAGATACGTACATGTCTACAAAAGCACCATCAGAACGCTCTAAAAATATGCACGTTGTAACAGGAAAACCTGTGGGTGCTGGTGGCTCTGAGGGTAGAGACAGAGCTACAGGTTATGGTGTGTTTTTAAGTATAAAATTTTGGGCAGAAAACAAAAAAGTAAGCCTAAAAGACAAAAAATATATTGTACAAGGCTTTGGAAATGTTGGTTACTGGACTTCTCATTTTTTAGAAAATGAAGGTGCCATTTTAGTTGGCGTACAAGATGCATCTGGCTCTATTATAAATGAAAACGGAATATCTGTTGAAGATTTATACAAGCACACTATGCAGCACAAAGGTGCTGTTGCTGGCTTTAACGATGCTACACCAATATTAAACGAAAACTTTTTTGGAATTAATTGCGACATATGTGTACCAGCCGCTTTGGGAAACCAAATAACAGCAAATAACGCAGATAGTATTAAGGCTTTTTTAATTGCTGAAGGTGCAAATGGGCCAACAGATGTTGAAGCTGAAAAAATACTGTTAGAAAAGGGTGTTGCTATTATACCAGACATTTTATGCAACTCTGGAGGGGTAATTGGTAGTTATTACGAGTGGTTGCAAAATAGAAACGGAGAAATTTGGCAGTTAGATGAAGTGCTAGAAAAAATGCACAAAAAACTAAAAGAATCTTTTAATAAGGTAATGAAAACTGCTTTAGAAAAAGATATAGATATGCGTACTGCTGCTTTTAATATTGCCATAGAGCGTTTAGAACAGGCATATGTACAAAGAGGAATTTTTCCATAA
- a CDS encoding GreA/GreB family elongation factor, with the protein MKYGGLIIEKKEYVLLKKLMNLSGYHKDATYKKSIAKLNNELKTAAVKDEKDMPTDVIRFNSIVTVTADEGWQKSFQLVKPSDSDLKNKKLSILTPMGTAVIGYAKGDKLLWEFPAGEKTLTVNNVEQKNNYIDINTLV; encoded by the coding sequence ATGAAATACGGAGGCTTAATTATTGAAAAAAAAGAATATGTGTTGCTTAAAAAGTTGATGAACCTGTCTGGTTACCATAAAGATGCAACATATAAAAAATCTATTGCTAAGCTTAATAATGAGCTAAAGACTGCTGCTGTAAAAGACGAAAAAGATATGCCTACAGATGTTATTAGGTTTAACTCTATTGTTACAGTTACAGCAGATGAAGGATGGCAAAAGAGTTTTCAGTTAGTTAAGCCATCTGATAGTGATTTAAAAAACAAAAAATTATCTATTTTAACTCCTATGGGCACTGCTGTAATTGGTTACGCAAAGGGCGATAAACTTTTATGGGAGTTCCCAGCAGGAGAAAAAACCCTTACGGTAAACAACGTAGAACAAAAAAATAATTACATAGATATAAATACATTGGTATGA
- a CDS encoding ABC transporter ATP-binding protein has protein sequence MLLELNNIYKWVQSGGQKIFLLKDINLKVEEGEFISIMGPSGSGKSTLLNIIGMLDVFNEGEYNFLEDSVHNLKEKHRSNLYKQYIGFVFQAYHLLDELTVYENLEMPLLYKKYSSSERKALVADMLDKFNIVGKQNLFPSQLSGGQQQLVGIARALISNPKLILADEPTGNLNSKQGEEIMEIFKELNKEGVTIIQVTHSEKNAAYGSRTLHLLDGRQV, from the coding sequence ATGTTATTAGAATTAAACAATATATACAAATGGGTACAGTCTGGAGGCCAAAAAATATTTTTGCTAAAAGACATCAATTTAAAAGTAGAAGAAGGCGAGTTTATTTCTATTATGGGGCCGTCTGGCTCAGGAAAATCTACCTTGTTAAATATTATAGGTATGTTAGATGTATTTAATGAGGGTGAATATAATTTTTTAGAAGATTCTGTGCACAATTTAAAGGAAAAACACCGCTCTAACTTGTATAAACAGTACATTGGTTTTGTTTTTCAGGCCTATCATTTATTAGATGAGCTTACCGTGTATGAAAATTTAGAAATGCCCTTGTTGTACAAAAAGTACAGCTCGTCTGAGCGTAAAGCATTGGTTGCAGATATGCTAGATAAATTTAATATTGTAGGTAAGCAAAACCTATTTCCTAGTCAGCTTAGTGGAGGTCAACAACAATTGGTAGGTATTGCTAGGGCATTAATATCTAATCCAAAACTTATTTTAGCAGATGAGCCAACAGGTAATTTAAACTCTAAACAAGGTGAAGAAATAATGGAGATTTTTAAAGAATTAAATAAAGAAGGCGTAACAATTATACAGGTTACACACTCAGAAAAAAATGCAGCTTATGGGTCTAGAACCTTACATTTATTAGACGGGAGACAAGTATAA
- a CDS encoding ABC transporter permease, with product MIKNYFKIAFRNLWNNKLFSLIKISSLAIGLSVSFVIGLMVYYDFTFDKFHPDKDYIYRVTTEFVTPEGSFYNPGVSFPLGDALKQNSASLAAVAPFLTTYPLHIKNTVTDKTFKNPDYVIYADKGFFNVFKYRWLAGSKESALESPNQLVLSEKRAKKYFPNTAFTDIIGAHMVYNDTINMQVTGVVANFTERTDIVFEEFISLKTAHQSDMTSAVLSSNWNGTNSASQLFIKTSKNTKAKNVQLTLNKLAKEHKDPNEEEFGNERKFYMQPLEELHFDTNYYTFDFDSEPASKSVLVSLGCVALFLLLLGSINFVNLNTAQATQRAKEIGVRKTLGGSKKQLIYQFLGETFLLTICAAIVSIALSFWLLNIFANYIPAGLSSELFAEPTVIVFIIVLLLVVTLLSGFYPAVVLSHFKPIAVLKNQIVASNDKTSLRKYLTVFQFIIAQIFIIATLLVGKQISFLLQKDMGFKTEAIASVRAPWYSMTPAKQQRLLTKIEAIPEVNKISLAEYPPASFSTSATNVSYYGDANAPIHTELQLLYGDKNYLDLYGIELLAGRKQNNDSIKEFVINETYLRLLGFKNPEDALGEMIKSEGEEHQIVGVMKDFNQRSLKTAINPLAFMGTGGTNRSFKTFHISFANVNGENLPNATKKLENAWKSVYTEEPFELIFMDDTIKRFYTQERKTAVLLNWATGLAIAISCLGLLGLVVYTTERRTKEIGIRKVLGASLLELNLLLSKEFLSLVAIAFIIAAPIAYFGIDYWLQDFANKTSLSWWVFAISGVIMLIVAMLIMGVRTYISSTKNPIKSLRTE from the coding sequence ATGATTAAGAATTATTTTAAAATAGCGTTTAGAAATCTATGGAATAATAAGCTCTTTTCTTTAATTAAGATTAGTAGTTTGGCTATTGGCCTAAGCGTGTCTTTTGTTATAGGTTTAATGGTGTATTACGATTTTACTTTTGATAAATTTCATCCAGATAAAGATTATATATACAGAGTAACAACAGAGTTTGTAACACCAGAAGGGAGTTTTTACAATCCGGGAGTTTCATTTCCTTTGGGTGATGCCTTAAAACAAAACTCGGCTAGTTTGGCTGCTGTTGCCCCTTTTTTAACTACGTATCCGTTACACATAAAAAATACAGTTACAGATAAAACATTTAAAAATCCGGATTATGTTATTTATGCCGATAAAGGTTTTTTTAATGTATTTAAATATAGATGGTTGGCTGGCTCTAAAGAAAGTGCGCTAGAGAGTCCAAATCAGTTAGTACTATCAGAAAAAAGGGCTAAAAAATATTTCCCAAATACTGCTTTTACAGATATAATTGGTGCTCATATGGTGTATAATGATACCATAAATATGCAAGTAACTGGTGTGGTGGCTAATTTTACAGAGCGTACAGATATTGTTTTTGAAGAGTTTATTTCATTAAAAACAGCTCACCAGTCTGATATGACAAGTGCTGTATTAAGCAGTAATTGGAACGGAACAAACTCGGCCTCACAATTATTTATAAAGACAAGTAAAAATACTAAAGCCAAAAATGTACAGCTTACATTAAATAAGTTGGCAAAAGAGCATAAAGACCCTAATGAAGAAGAGTTTGGAAATGAGCGTAAGTTTTATATGCAGCCGCTAGAAGAATTGCATTTTGATACTAACTATTACACTTTTGATTTTGACTCGGAGCCAGCGAGCAAATCGGTATTAGTAAGTTTAGGTTGTGTTGCTCTTTTTTTACTGCTGCTAGGTAGTATTAATTTTGTAAATTTAAATACAGCACAGGCAACGCAAAGAGCAAAAGAAATTGGTGTTAGAAAAACACTAGGAGGCTCTAAAAAACAACTAATTTATCAGTTTTTAGGAGAAACTTTTTTACTAACCATTTGTGCTGCAATTGTGTCTATAGCACTTTCTTTTTGGCTGTTAAATATATTTGCAAACTATATACCAGCAGGTCTAAGTTCAGAGCTATTTGCGGAGCCTACAGTTATTGTATTCATTATTGTATTGCTTTTAGTTGTTACATTATTATCTGGTTTTTATCCGGCAGTAGTACTCTCTCATTTTAAGCCAATAGCAGTATTAAAAAATCAAATTGTAGCGTCTAATGATAAAACATCATTACGTAAATACTTAACTGTTTTTCAGTTTATAATAGCACAGATTTTTATAATAGCTACGCTTTTGGTGGGGAAGCAAATATCATTTTTATTACAAAAAGATATGGGTTTTAAAACAGAAGCCATAGCATCTGTTAGAGCTCCTTGGTATTCTATGACGCCAGCAAAACAACAACGACTATTAACTAAAATTGAAGCAATACCAGAGGTAAACAAAATAAGTTTGGCAGAGTATCCTCCGGCTTCTTTTAGTACCAGTGCAACAAACGTTAGCTACTATGGTGATGCTAACGCACCAATACATACAGAATTACAATTATTATACGGCGATAAAAACTATTTAGACCTTTACGGAATTGAATTGCTTGCCGGTAGAAAGCAAAACAATGATAGTATTAAAGAGTTTGTGATTAATGAAACGTACTTGCGTTTATTGGGTTTTAAAAACCCTGAAGATGCTTTGGGAGAAATGATTAAAAGTGAAGGTGAAGAACACCAAATAGTTGGTGTTATGAAAGATTTTAATCAGCGTTCATTAAAAACTGCTATTAACCCATTAGCATTTATGGGTACAGGAGGTACAAACAGAAGTTTTAAAACGTTTCACATTTCTTTTGCCAATGTAAACGGAGAAAATTTACCCAATGCAACTAAAAAGTTAGAAAATGCTTGGAAAAGCGTATATACAGAAGAGCCTTTTGAGCTTATTTTTATGGATGACACTATAAAACGTTTTTATACCCAAGAGCGTAAAACTGCTGTATTGTTAAATTGGGCAACAGGTTTAGCTATTGCAATTAGCTGTTTAGGTTTGCTTGGTCTTGTGGTTTATACTACAGAACGCAGAACCAAAGAAATAGGTATACGTAAAGTATTAGGAGCCTCTTTATTAGAGCTAAATCTGTTGCTAAGTAAAGAGTTTTTAAGCTTGGTTGCTATTGCATTTATAATTGCTGCGCCAATAGCCTATTTTGGTATAGATTATTGGTTGCAAGACTTTGCAAATAAAACTAGTTTAAGTTGGTGGGTTTTTGCAATTAGTGGTGTTATTATGCTAATAGTTGCAATGTTAATTATGGGCGTGCGCACCTACATATCATCTACTAAAAATCCAATAAAAAGTTTACGAACAGAGTAA
- a CDS encoding ABC transporter permease, whose translation MFKNHIKIAWRSLKMDKMFSALNVLGLSIGLTIAILLFAFITFEKSYNTQYKNYADIYRVLVNTTGDAFDKEIMATAPAAVAPALKEELPAVKYAARMLQHSFGETAFIKANNNNFLEKRLFWCDQELFSIFDTKFIKGDPASAITRPNTVVLSKSAAQKYFGTIDPMGKTIKVDDKTELEVTGVFEDFAKNSTIDCNLIASFSTTYFFKEPSWSNSSFETYVQLKDNASKVASENQIQQILDKNVDKQGQWYTLSLQPLSEVHLYSKDYTSTYTSRIGSISEIKNLSFLALLILLIACVNYMNLMTARSQKRAKDVGINKTLGASSKSLVGRFYAETGLLTLIALCIGVVLSIAIIPIFNTITGASLDYKFLMAPSFIIGVCIVWLVTTLVAGSYPAFYLSGFSPSAILKPANRTVSNAVIRKALVVFQFTASVVLIVGVLVVYQQLEFMKNKDLGYKPQNVVAVSTAAIKTYNKKQALANEVKKLSSVIEVGAAQGFPGMDVSGRSLHKNDQDENGKSIQTNVADASVLDVLQLKLLAGKTLPSVKQEGDTLVDVVLNKKAITYLGLTPEEAIGKKVDMQLGDDATIIGVVDDFNFESLHKPIGAYAFHNSRFEGKPYLLVRFNSASVTSTMQQLEGAYAKVSPDSSFDYTFLDKNMEQLYEQDRKTAKVGLLFCLLAIFVACLGLFGLAAFTAEQRKKEIGVRKVLGASVLGITKMLSADFLKLIVVSIIVAFPVAYFIMQKWLETFAFRVSIGWLVFFVAGMCAVIIALITVSFQAIKAAAANPVKSLKAE comes from the coding sequence ATGTTTAAAAACCATATTAAAATAGCATGGAGAAGTCTTAAAATGGACAAAATGTTTTCGGCATTAAATGTTTTAGGGTTATCTATTGGTTTAACAATTGCCATTTTACTTTTTGCATTTATTACTTTTGAGAAAAGTTATAATACACAGTATAAAAATTATGCAGATATATACAGAGTATTAGTTAATACTACCGGAGATGCTTTTGATAAAGAAATTATGGCAACAGCACCAGCTGCAGTTGCGCCAGCTTTAAAAGAAGAATTGCCTGCAGTAAAATATGCTGCCAGAATGTTGCAACACAGTTTTGGCGAAACAGCCTTTATAAAAGCAAACAATAATAATTTTTTAGAAAAAAGATTGTTTTGGTGTGACCAAGAATTGTTTTCAATTTTTGATACTAAATTTATAAAAGGAGATCCTGCTTCTGCAATTACAAGACCAAATACTGTTGTATTATCTAAAAGTGCTGCACAAAAATACTTTGGCACTATAGACCCTATGGGGAAAACCATAAAAGTAGATGATAAAACAGAATTAGAAGTAACGGGTGTTTTTGAAGACTTTGCCAAAAACAGTACTATAGATTGTAACTTAATAGCATCATTTAGTACAACATACTTTTTTAAAGAACCAAGCTGGAGTAACTCTAGTTTTGAAACGTATGTTCAGTTAAAAGACAATGCATCTAAAGTGGCTTCTGAAAATCAAATACAGCAAATTTTAGATAAAAATGTAGACAAGCAAGGACAATGGTATACACTTTCATTACAACCATTATCAGAGGTACATTTATATTCTAAAGATTACACAAGTACATATACATCTAGAATTGGTAGTATTTCTGAAATTAAAAACTTATCGTTTTTAGCATTACTTATTTTACTTATTGCTTGCGTTAATTATATGAATTTAATGACTGCACGTTCTCAAAAAAGAGCAAAAGATGTGGGTATAAATAAAACACTTGGTGCATCATCTAAAAGCTTAGTTGGCAGGTTTTATGCAGAAACAGGTTTACTAACTTTAATTGCATTGTGTATTGGTGTAGTATTATCTATTGCAATTATTCCTATTTTTAATACTATAACAGGTGCTAGTTTAGATTATAAGTTTCTTATGGCTCCAAGCTTTATAATTGGTGTATGTATTGTTTGGTTGGTTACTACCTTGGTTGCGGGTTCTTACCCTGCTTTTTACTTATCGGGTTTTTCACCTAGCGCTATATTAAAACCAGCAAACAGAACCGTAAGTAACGCAGTTATTAGAAAAGCATTGGTTGTATTTCAGTTTACAGCTTCTGTGGTTTTAATTGTGGGTGTATTAGTGGTGTACCAACAGTTAGAGTTTATGAAAAATAAAGACTTAGGGTACAAGCCACAAAACGTTGTAGCTGTTTCTACGGCTGCAATTAAAACTTATAATAAAAAACAAGCTTTAGCTAACGAGGTTAAAAAATTAAGCTCGGTTATAGAAGTAGGCGCTGCACAAGGCTTCCCTGGTATGGATGTTAGCGGAAGATCTTTACATAAAAACGACCAAGATGAAAACGGAAAAAGTATACAAACCAATGTAGCAGATGCTAGCGTTTTAGATGTATTGCAATTGAAGCTTTTAGCAGGTAAAACATTACCAAGTGTAAAACAAGAAGGAGATACGCTTGTAGATGTGGTTTTAAATAAAAAAGCAATTACCTATTTAGGATTAACACCAGAAGAAGCTATTGGTAAAAAAGTAGATATGCAGTTGGGAGACGATGCTACAATAATTGGTGTTGTAGACGATTTTAATTTTGAGTCTTTACACAAGCCAATTGGTGCTTATGCTTTTCATAACAGTAGGTTTGAAGGCAAACCTTACTTGCTTGTTCGTTTTAATAGTGCATCTGTAACTAGTACAATGCAACAGTTAGAAGGTGCCTATGCTAAAGTTTCACCAGACTCTAGTTTTGACTATACTTTTTTAGATAAAAATATGGAGCAATTGTATGAGCAAGACCGTAAAACTGCAAAGGTAGGACTACTATTTTGCTTGCTTGCTATTTTTGTTGCTTGTTTAGGGTTATTTGGGCTAGCAGCGTTTACGGCAGAACAGCGTAAAAAAGAAATAGGAGTGCGTAAAGTTTTAGGCGCAAGTGTGTTAGGTATAACAAAAATGTTGTCGGCAGATTTTTTAAAGCTAATTGTAGTATCTATAATTGTTGCCTTTCCTGTAGCGTATTTTATTATGCAAAAATGGTTAGAAACGTTTGCCTTTAGAGTAAGTATAGGATGGCTTGTATTTTTTGTAGCAGGTATGTGTGCCGTTATTATAGCGCTAATAACAGTAAGTTTTCAAGCTATTAAAGCAGCAGCTGCAAACCCAGTTAAAAGCTTAAAAGCAGAGTAA
- a CDS encoding ABC transporter permease, protein MFKNHIKIAWRSLKNEKLFTAIKVGGFAVGIAACLLITLFIKDELGYDQHYKNKDVIYRVVLEGKFNGEVMKSVHFQLPFADALVSDFPEIKKAAKVNASELFGAGKRGLKIAGESQNKLEDGFIFANQDLIDVLEIDIVQGNSGTALSAPGKLVISKSKADIFFPNGDPIGKNIILDNNTSKPYTISAVMANRPPNTHLKFDFLLPIEDTNMNWTNQNYFTYILVDKKTNIKELEKKMFSIMENYVIPAQKERGRAPDFLEVLKTIKYKLQPVEDIYLKSDLKMGDGLQHGDIRFVWLFGAISGFILILACINFINLSTAKSANRAKEVGLRKTIGAYKSNLVSQFLTESVLFSVISFALGVLLAWVLLPSFNAIALKNVSMPWQSIWFIPIIVLFAVIVGLLAGLYPAFYLSGFRPIAVLKGNLSIGSKSGRLRSGLVIFQFATSVVLIIGTLIIYKQMNFILTKELGYNKEQIVVLEGASILGNKTESFKNQLVQLPSVKKATVSSYLPIEGTKRNGNTFRKSTAGNEEKGIAAQIWRVDYDYISTLGMEVNNGRDFSEDYASDAINSIIINEKMATELGYKNPIGKQISNGENWTIVGVVSDFHFKSLKEDITPLALVIGKDTGIISLKLSGTTVNEALTEIGAVWDKNVPNQAFNYTFLDQKFAQMHQDVKRMGKIFNSFALFAIMVACLGLFALSAFMVEQRQKEISIRLVLGAPFKSIYKLITLDFLKLIFIAMLIATPIGWYLMSNWLQDFAYKINLSWGIFVGAGCIALSVAVVTISYQAIGAALLKPLKSLRAD, encoded by the coding sequence ATGTTTAAAAACCATATTAAAATAGCCTGGAGAAGTCTTAAAAATGAAAAACTTTTTACTGCAATTAAAGTTGGAGGTTTTGCTGTTGGTATTGCAGCTTGCTTGTTAATAACTCTTTTTATTAAAGATGAGTTAGGATATGATCAACACTATAAAAACAAAGATGTAATATACAGAGTTGTTCTGGAAGGAAAATTTAACGGTGAGGTAATGAAAAGTGTTCATTTTCAATTGCCATTTGCAGATGCTTTAGTATCAGATTTTCCAGAAATTAAAAAGGCAGCAAAAGTAAATGCGAGTGAGCTTTTTGGAGCAGGAAAAAGAGGCCTTAAAATTGCCGGTGAATCTCAAAATAAGTTAGAAGACGGTTTTATATTTGCAAATCAAGATTTAATAGATGTTTTAGAAATTGATATAGTACAAGGCAATAGTGGTACTGCATTAAGCGCTCCAGGAAAATTGGTGATTTCAAAAAGTAAAGCCGATATTTTTTTCCCTAATGGAGATCCAATAGGAAAAAATATTATTTTAGACAATAACACGTCTAAGCCCTATACTATTAGTGCTGTAATGGCAAATAGACCCCCAAACACCCACTTAAAATTTGATTTTTTACTACCTATTGAAGATACAAATATGAACTGGACAAACCAGAACTATTTTACATATATCTTGGTAGATAAAAAAACAAATATAAAAGAACTAGAAAAGAAGATGTTTTCTATAATGGAAAACTATGTAATACCAGCACAAAAAGAAAGAGGAAGAGCACCAGATTTTTTAGAAGTACTAAAAACTATAAAATATAAACTACAGCCTGTAGAGGATATATATTTAAAGTCCGACCTAAAAATGGGAGACGGTTTGCAACACGGAGATATTAGATTTGTATGGCTTTTTGGGGCTATTTCTGGCTTTATTTTAATATTAGCTTGTATTAACTTTATAAATTTATCTACAGCAAAATCTGCTAACAGAGCTAAAGAAGTTGGACTACGCAAAACTATAGGGGCTTATAAAAGTAACTTGGTTTCTCAATTTTTAACAGAGTCTGTTTTATTTAGTGTTATTTCATTTGCGTTAGGAGTGCTTTTGGCCTGGGTATTATTACCTTCTTTTAATGCTATAGCATTAAAAAATGTAAGTATGCCTTGGCAATCTATTTGGTTTATACCAATAATAGTTTTGTTTGCGGTTATAGTAGGTTTATTGGCAGGACTTTATCCTGCATTTTATTTGTCTGGTTTTAGACCAATAGCAGTATTAAAAGGCAACCTAAGTATAGGTAGTAAAAGCGGTAGATTACGTAGTGGGTTGGTTATTTTTCAGTTTGCAACATCTGTAGTACTAATAATAGGTACGCTAATTATTTACAAACAAATGAACTTTATACTCACTAAAGAATTAGGGTATAATAAAGAGCAAATAGTTGTTTTAGAAGGAGCATCAATATTAGGAAATAAAACAGAGAGCTTTAAAAATCAATTGGTACAGCTACCTTCTGTAAAAAAGGCTACTGTTAGTAGTTATTTGCCTATTGAAGGAACAAAAAGAAATGGAAATACATTTAGAAAATCTACAGCAGGTAATGAAGAAAAAGGAATTGCGGCACAAATATGGCGTGTAGATTATGATTACATTTCAACTCTAGGTATGGAAGTAAATAATGGTAGAGATTTTTCTGAAGACTATGCCTCAGATGCTATAAATTCTATTATTATTAATGAAAAAATGGCAACTGAACTTGGGTATAAAAACCCAATAGGGAAGCAAATTTCTAATGGTGAAAATTGGACGATTGTTGGTGTCGTTTCAGATTTTCATTTTAAATCATTAAAAGAAGATATTACACCTTTAGCACTTGTTATTGGTAAAGATACAGGTATAATTTCTTTAAAATTAAGTGGCACTACCGTTAATGAAGCTTTAACCGAAATTGGTGCAGTTTGGGATAAAAATGTGCCCAACCAAGCTTTTAATTATACTTTTCTAGATCAGAAATTTGCTCAAATGCACCAAGATGTTAAACGTATGGGTAAAATTTTTAACAGCTTTGCCTTATTTGCCATTATGGTTGCTTGTTTAGGGCTATTTGCCTTGTCTGCTTTTATGGTAGAGCAACGCCAAAAGGAAATAAGTATAAGATTGGTTCTAGGCGCTCCTTTTAAAAGCATTTATAAATTAATTACACTAGATTTTTTAAAGCTTATTTTTATAGCTATGCTAATAGCTACACCAATAGGCTGGTATTTAATGAGTAACTGGCTGCAAGATTTTGCTTATAAAATAAATTTAAGTTGGGGAATTTTTGTAGGTGCTGGCTGTATTGCTTTATCAGTTGCAGTAGTAACCATAAGTTATCAAGCAATAGGCGCTGCTTTATTAAAGCCGTTAAAGAGTTTAAGAGCAGATTAG
- a CDS encoding head GIN domain-containing protein, which yields MKINQIKIVTALFLVVMTMSVRAQVSEKKVASFNKVIVSPHVQVTFIEGETESVIIESSTVAENKINVEVSGKTLRLYLEGAKEFTKSEKVTKNGYKQRKSIYKGTVVKAIVTYKKIEELSLRGEETIVCKSQFAQNKLRLKIYGESQVFINDTDLKELHATIYGESFLELKKGSVENLKITAYGETKINTLGIKNDNTKITAYGEGSYRVQVSKKLKVTAYGEATVAYQGNPELNKGLIIGEATIQKIQ from the coding sequence ATGAAAATCAATCAAATTAAAATAGTAACAGCACTTTTTTTAGTAGTAATGACTATGAGTGTTAGGGCACAAGTAAGTGAAAAAAAAGTAGCATCGTTTAACAAAGTAATTGTTAGTCCGCATGTGCAAGTAACTTTTATAGAAGGAGAAACAGAAAGTGTAATAATAGAAAGTAGCACGGTAGCAGAAAACAAAATAAATGTTGAGGTTTCTGGAAAAACTTTGCGCTTGTATTTAGAAGGGGCAAAAGAGTTTACAAAAAGCGAAAAGGTAACAAAAAACGGATACAAACAACGTAAGTCTATTTACAAAGGCACCGTTGTAAAGGCAATTGTTACCTATAAAAAAATAGAAGAATTGTCTTTAAGGGGAGAAGAAACTATAGTGTGTAAAAGTCAGTTTGCCCAAAACAAATTACGATTAAAAATTTATGGTGAATCACAAGTGTTTATAAATGATACAGACCTTAAAGAATTACACGCCACTATATACGGAGAAAGTTTTTTAGAACTTAAAAAAGGTAGTGTAGAAAACCTAAAAATTACAGCTTACGGAGAAACTAAAATTAACACTTTAGGCATAAAAAATGACAACACAAAAATTACAGCTTACGGTGAGGGTAGTTACCGTGTACAGGTTTCAAAAAAATTAAAAGTTACAGCTTATGGTGAGGCAACCGTTGCTTACCAAGGAAATCCAGAGTTAAATAAAGGTCTAATTATTGGCGAAGCAACTATTCAGAAAATACAGTAA